The Rosa rugosa chromosome 3, drRosRugo1.1, whole genome shotgun sequence sequence CTGACGGAGAAAGGTTGGGCTGGTGCGTACGACGGGGATGTTGGAAGTGGGTGTACTGGACCGGATCTGGCTAAATGGGCCTTGGGTGGACTTtgctttggtgggctttgagTTTCTGGGCTGGGGTTTCTACCCTAGTCCAATAGCTtctaatttgggctagggtttaagctcttggcccaaacctatgtttttagtttttttgtctaattacactaagttcccttgtattaggaacctaacaACCCTATGTGGTAGGGGCCTATATTCTATGTCTCCATTtatccatagtttataggctcactttaagtgagcggttagttcgGATATAGGTGGTCTATTTCTATATATCACAGTAGTTTtgctacaacttcttgatctgtctagttgaaggcagcagaagtatatgtaatggtcatcttggcatgcgtcaatgaaatccacattcccTTCAAAAAATTCCATTGTAATGTTGCTtcttttaatgaaatttttgtAACAAGCTTTAGCCCCCTCTCtctgaatttttcttttcaagaagTGAAAAGGTAATATAATGTAAAAGATTTTTTAATCTAAAAAATAATTTGTATAATATTTTCTCTATATAACAAAAATTTTCAATGATATATTTATACAAAACAGCAAAAGGAGGGCCTTATTTTAAATTTCGCACTGAGTCTCCAAAACTTTTGAGACGGCTCTGGAATTAAGGTCCAATAGCTCAAGCAATTTTATTTGGCAGCAATCTCCGACGTTGATAACGTTTACCTTAGATTCTCAAATCTCGGGAAAGTCGGTTTGGAATTCAGATACGTCGAGTTGGGTAGCATTGAAATCCATTACGAAATTGCTCCACCGTCATCCCTCAGATATTCATCATCACCAGTACCGTTATTATTGGTTGCTTcaactccaactccaactccaacGTCAACATCGTGATGCTGACGATGATGATCTTCGTCTTCaatgacattgtttttggtcAAATGTGGGTCGTCCTCATCTGCAGCAGCGGCAGAGGATGACAAGCCCTCCTTGATCTCCTCATCTTTAGACACTTCTAAGTGATTTTCTTGTTGTAGCTTCCTCTTTAAGGTGGAATTCCAGTAGTTTTTGATTCATTGTCAGTTCGCCCTGGTAACCTTCCGGCTATCAATGACCATCTACACCGAGTGTATAGTGAACCGAAAGTTAAGAAAGAATAACGTACGTACTAATTGATTACCTCGCATACAATTAGTTAAGTAGGGTTTTTACGAAAAGAGTCAAAAACTATACTGAATTTTTTTGGGAATTGATATTGACAAAGTTGTGTGCGGTGTTTTTCCATAACAATTCTCTTCTCAAGTTCATTCATTTTTGATCCAATTTCATCACACCTACACCGCCATAACCACAACTACCTCAACAGTTCGCCCAAAAAaaggttttatttttattttttataccCCAATGAAGTAAGTAAGGGATTACCTGTTTCCCAAGAGTTTGTGGAGCCTGATGATgagctcttcttcatcttctgtaATGTTGCCTTTGATGATATCAGGCCTCAGATAGTTCAACCACCTGAGTCTCACCCTCTTCCCACATCTCTTCAGACCTGCCCACAAACACATGCACTTATCATAAACGAAACTAGAGGTTCGTCATGCATGCATGGAAATTATAATGAATTGCAGCGAGACAAAGtaagcaaatatatatatatagtgctaTACATGAATGAAAACAAGAAATTAAACTTGAATTTCCTGATTCCCTGGATAGTTTGCCCCATTTTCCGACACCGTGTTTTTTGACGTCGGCTTTGACAATCTGGTCTTCACTTGCAGCCCAGGCTCCTTTCTTCAGTCCATCATTCTTATCATAGTAAGTACTGCTTcgccccatctctctctctctctctctctctctctctctctctctctctctctctgcagcgGCTCGATCTATAATATAGTCGAGCTTCACAATATtactagctatatatatatatatatatatatatatatatatgaattagtTACTAATCTCTCTCATCTGTCGGTCTCTCAGAGTTGTGTCCTCTAATTGGAGGTAAGGAGGTGAAGATATATATCTGGAACCCGAATTCATGGTCATATCAAGCAGATTTCTCATTGAGAAAATATCAAATGTCAAGTACAGTgttaattctctctctctctctctctctagtagaaaagaatacttcaattcagggttaattcgatgattctattcatcccacaatgagggtatatatacaagtacaaaggagtagtctaactctaataagaaacaatctttccataattacaggatatcctaattaaataaaaacctaattacatatagatttacagcgattctacactccccttcaagttggtgcatagatatctatcatgcccaacttgtcaactgagctgtcaaataccttcttGGACACTcatttagtaagaacatcagctaattacgcctctgagtttacaaaaggaaagcgaataacctttctgtcaagattttctttaataaaatgacggtcaacctccacatgcattgttctatcatgctgaactggattatgtgcaatctcaatggcagctgtattatcacaatgcaaatccatagactttttaagcttgtaacccaggtctttcaagacattacgaatccacaacatttcacagactccgtgtgccatacctcggaactcagcttctgcacttgatctggcaacaactttctgccttttcctacgccaagtgacaaggttccctccaataaaagtgaagtacccagatgtagaacgtctgtcagttttatcaccagcccaatctacatctgtgtacccaacaacttccaattcatcttttttctgaaacagtaaccctttacctggcgccatcttcaagtacttcaaaatacgaaagactgcatctatatgctcttcactaggacaatgcataaattgactaacaacacttacaacataagcaatatcaggtctagtatgtgaaagataaatcaaccttcctacaagacgttgatacctccctttatcagttggaacttgatcaggatagatAGCAAGTCCGTGagtcatctcaatgggtgtctagatgggtctgcagtccagcatccccgtttcagcaagtaaatcaagaacatatttcctctgtgaaagtgaaatccccttcttagaccttgcaacttcaatacccaaaaaatacttcagttatcccagatccttcatttcaaactcctttgacaaatacgtttgcaattcatttatctctttcggatcatcccctgtaacaatcatgtcatcaacatacacaataagagctgtaatcttaccactcttgcgcttgatgaacaaggtatggtcagaattgctctgtctgtatccaaaggctttcatggactttgaaaatcttccaaaccaagctcttggagactacttcaggccatacaaagacttcttcaatttacacaccttgccaacgtcacttgggtaattcttaacacctgggggcacatccatgtacacttcttcttccaaattctaattaagaaatgcattcttcacatcaaactggtgcaagggccaatctttttttgctgcaagtgagattagaatccggacagtattaatctttgccacaggtgcaaaagtctcctcataatcaatcccatagcgttgtgtatatcctttggcaaccaacgtCGCCTtatatctattaatagttccatctgcattaagcttcacagtaaatacccaacgacatcctacagtcttctttccaaccggcataggtactagctctcatgttgcattcttttgaagagcttccaattcttcattcatcgcctttgtccattttggatccgtcaatgcatcctgcacgttactaggaatagatacagtagataattgatcaacaacaagtgcatgtgacccagaaatcctatggttagacataaaattagctatagggtatttagctttggctttgatatctggttcatattgtttcttaggaattcccttggtaaccctttgtgatttcctaggttcgacactttctaacccagaagactcattacagtttaggggtacctgaggtggatcattctgactgggatcttcagttggtgatgcagaaggggaaatatcttgtgtgtgagcttcagatatgtCTTGATTTTGGTTCAAACTATCCATAAAAGTtgtctcttctgtctcggaattcacaacactctgttcggcagttataTTTTCTATTTCGGAATTCGCGacacttcgttcggcagtcgcattttctgtttcggaattcgcaacacttcgttcggcagtcgcattatCTATTTCGGAATTTACAATGCTCTGTTCagcaactgcattttctgtttccgaatttctaccttcaaatctatcctccaaattttccaagtcttcaaagacatcaaaatcaataatagaacgaggattaccttcacaacctctctccccctgaagggaagactgagaagctccccctgagtaataaggctcggattcacgaaaagcaacatcaagagagacatgtacaGTGCCaataagaggatcataacatcgataacccttctggaagtcagcataaccaacaaagatacacttacgggcaaggggatcaagcttgctgcgttgaggcttgggaatatgaacataggttgtgcacccaaacacccggggctctaaattaggcatagaagggatggtcaaaagtgtatgaagcttctgatgaggattctgaaactcaatcacccgtgaaggagtaatgttgataagatatgctgctgattttactgcttctccccaataggaccgagatacattcatgccaaacaaggaagcacgaacaacttccatcaattgCCTGTTCTTctgttctgctaaaccattctgttggggagtataagaattggaggtttgatgacgaattccatgtgaccggcaaaactcaatcatagggccattcgcaaactctccaccattgtcaaaCTGAAACACTCTAATGGATttttgatactgagttgccaccattttgtgaaattcggtaaacatcccaaatacatcactcttattcttcagtaatgatacccatgtcatgcgagtacaatcatcaataaacgttacataATATCGAgttccagaaagagaaggaattttcgcaggaccccagacatcagagtgaattttcataaaaggaacaggacttttattaagacttggtgaatatgaaacaCAGTGGCTCTTGGctagttcacaaatgtcacaatggaaatccaaatcactgacaacagaaaacaaatgaggttgcagcttcttaagataactaaaagatagatgacctaaacggtgatgccataaccatacaacttccttcgcattctctaccccattgatctgattagcttgccccaaaagatgcttctggttCTCTCCAGTGtctgtcagatccaggtagtacaatttcccccttctaacaccataaccaaggatccgccgagtcagaatgtcctgaaacacacagaaagacggatagaatgtcacaatacatgcaagagctaaaataatttgatcaacagacaggagattataagctagtgatggcacaactaagacagattcaagggttaatgtATCAGATAaaacaatagaaccttctccggtgaccggagttggagtaccatcagcagtagagacaacaaCTTGAGGGGaatgtctaaggtttttcacaagattaaggtcattggtcatatgatcagatgcacctgtatcaattatccatgtattatttaaagtaaccttacccttcatacctgattgcgctacattagcggaggcattgtctagacactcttcctctgtagtagcaatggcggccttgcccagattctttcgtggtttcttggtgaagtcccaccaatcagggtaaccaatcacttcatagcaccgctcttTGCTATGACCTAGTTCCCCACACACAATGCACTTTCTATTTgtatatggatttggtttacctagaggacgatgtgagaagcctggaggaggacctggTTTGCGTTGGACAGCCATAACAGAGGATTCGGTAGGTAtcgaatgccccatagcctgtttctcttaTTGTACCTTGCGAATGTAAGCATAGCTCGGCTCTAAAGAGAATTTAGGTTCCTTGCGCAGGATTTCTCCACGCACCTGATCATACTCTAGGTcaagtccactcaaaaacatgtgAACACGCATCCGGGACATCGCTGAGGTCTCTTGAACTACAGCTGCAACATTATCATTCTGAGAGGCTAccctttgatcaatctcctgGAACATCGCCACTAACTCATTATAGTAGGTAGGAATAGGCCGTCCATTTTgctttgcttcaaaacactTTTTGTTCAATTCAAAGATCCgggtttcatcagaatcatcataaaaagttttctctacagcttcccaaatatcttttgcagtagggagaCGAATATATCGGTTCATAAGAGAGGACTCCATGGAGTCAATGAGCcaacttttcaccttttcattgtcCGTGGGccaagcttcatactctgcagAATTTATGGCGGGTTCAGCCTTCACTCCGGTCAGATAACCAACCTTCCCTCGTGCTCCAATGCGCATCCGCATGAGAGGAGCCCATatggtgtagttggattcattcaagacaacactTGTTGGGAACGCAGAGTTGTCTTGTTGGGTGGTGTAGTGGTGATGGATGACTTGTGAGGATGGCACCATTGCCTTCTCGGGATTTGATTGTTCGCCTTCAATTACAGGTCCGGCCATTGAGGAATTCAGGATTTTTGCAGGATTaggttttctagggtttcaagatggatttgaatttttttctaaaaaaggtagggtgatggtggtttggaaTTCAATGGTGGCGGTACGCAGAGGATTGTGGTGttcttcaggattcaggattcaaaggatgcagcgcaagttcaaaggattgaacctgctctgataccaagtagaaaagaatacttcaattcagggttaattcgatgattctattcatcccacaatgagggtacatatacaagtacaaaggagtagtctaactctaataggaaacaatctttccataattacaggatatcctaattaaataaaaacctaattacatacagatttacaacGATtctacatctctctctctctcgtagcGGCTCGAACATATTATATAGTCGAGCTTCATAATATTACTAGCTATATATGTGAATTAGTTACTAATTTCTCTCGATCTGTCGGTCTCTAGGAGTTGTGTCTACTAATTACAGGTAAGGaggtgaatatatatatatatatatatatatatatatatatatatatatatatacagtccggctacggtgCGAACGTcccactacaaaaaagaattcaattggcCACGGCGCAAGACCGTCGCCAAAAgccaaattgccgtcgcaaaagaccaacggcgacggctaggcgacggcaaaattgccgatgtcgttggtggcgtcgccattgctaTTTGCTACGGCAATTACACCGTCGCATAAATTTTGGTGACGGTATTTACGCCGTCGCATGCTTTTTGGCTACGGCATAATGACGACGCCATCAGCAATTTTGCCGTAGCCAAAGGTCATTGGCGACAGCAACATTACCGTCGCAAAAGTgcatattttttattaaaaaaaaaaaactggcatgcaattttgcataccaaattttctttttttgagcaaaagaagccgtataaatcataaatttcatatgttttttcacattatttctATACATTTCATACAACTTCACCAatcttgaaaaatacaaaaactgAAATACATAATACTGACGCCCGGTAGGCTAAGTATCATGACCTAACTCATTGTTTTGACAAATCCCCTTGATTAATGCATCTTGTCCCAGAACATATCCCTTGGCAACCATTGTTTTGACAACTTCTGCAACAACAGTTACTGCCAGAGCTAGAAATGAACTGACTTGTGTGAATAGCCTGCAATTTTATGTAAATTATGATAAGCTATAGAACATTGTACCACTAGGCAATAATCAGAATTCAAGCTAGATGATTAAGGCAAAAATCTTTGATCCAGGCATGTCCTTGTAATGTACAAACGAAAACTACAAAGAAGTTAAATAGTTAAAAACTCATGTTTGTGTACACTTTGACCAATCTTACTTTGTAGAACCAAGCAAATGGGCTGGAGATTCATTCATAATCTCCACAACAATCATCCACTTCAACCGCTCTTCCTGTCATGCAGACATTACAAATGAGAAACTTATTACGTATAATGGCCCATCATATTTCCTAAGGCTTCTTAAATATACACTTCAATTTAAATATTCAGTATGATCACCAAGCTGTGTATTAAGTTTTCTTTACAACAGGCAGATGTAGCACCTATTTTCCAATTGTGTAGTTCTGTGATCAATGCATTTAACTATGAGTGGAGTGTTGCTGCTGTCCTCATTGTTTTTAACTTCTTTGTAGGGAATCCTTCAAACCTTGATAAGACCTGCACTTTGGAAAATGGCATATATGTAATGATAATGAAAATAAAGATTAACAAACAATAATTAACAGAAGTGGAAGTTGATTTATACTAACCTGTGTCTCATCAGTCAAGTGTTCAAGAATGGATTCTAATTTCTTGTGGAACTCTAGCAGCTCATTCATGTCTTTTGTTTGGAAAAAACTCACGATAGTTCTCATATCTGTTAAAGCCTTTGAATATTTCAGAACATCTTCTTCAATTTGTTGAAAGTATGCTGATCTGAGACATAGAAATTGAATGGTTTTACAAATTTTCTATCTACTCAGATTACTATAATTTTCAATGGAAGAGTCTATGGAAAACATAAATACCTTTTTGTCATATCTGCTACAGCATCAGCCATGCCTTTTCAAGTTGCTGCGCTGCTCCCAGCTCCACCCACAGCAGCACAAAAATGAGGTTCTTTATTTTTTGGGTGAGAACTGAAAAGGCCAAAAAAAACAACGATGAAATTCACACATCATAAAGCTAGCTATGGATAGGTGTTCAATAATCAAAAACCAAGATATGAAAGCGCTTTTGGGCAAAAAAATCTAATGAACCATAAAACTTACCCCTTCCATATACATTAATATCAAGGCCAATCTTGAGAAGATCAACAACATTATTCTTCAGATAGTTCAACACAGCGTTCCTCTTCTTCTTAATCGCCCCTAGCCTCACCTTTATGCTCTTTACCTTTATGCTCTTTATATCAGATTTGCTGCATCAAAAAGACCAAAAACCAGAACCCAaaacaaaacttaaaagaatCAGGAAACCATGCTCTACATAGACTTGGACAAAAACACGAACTGGCTTTAAATTTATCATTAAAAGCCAATCACAATATATGCTGTGATGAATAACAAAAAGAAAGGGGAGTCTTGTATATGGTGTCAATAACATCTATAGCTCGAAAAGAAAAACATAGTTTCTGGCATTTAGAGGTGTTATTAACTTGGTACAATTATAAATGAAGCCAGAGTTTTTCAGCCAACAACAGACagccttcatttttttttcctttcacgtAATGTATGCAGTGGTATGCTTAACATGTATCAAAAAAGTGAGAAAATTACCGAGTTGGTTAGTTCTGATGACAAAAACAGATTCAGTGTTTTGAGTATAGCTGCAAATGCACACAGTAAATTTAATTGAAGAAGCACACATCAAAAATTAATCTTTATCAACCAGATAAAAATCCAACAAACTAATGCTTCTCCTCTGTTACTTCACTCAGTAAATACTAAATATTTGTTGAAGTAAGAGGTTCTATCCCAAAGCAATCAGTCCAGTTTCTCAATTGGCTTTGAATTAAGATCAACTGTCAAATAGAATTTAAAGATAGCAATTTGACCTCTCTACCAGATAGAAAATTGATCTCTAAATCAGTAATATAACATGGATCTGTTAGACCTCCAAATATTGAATAAtcaccaaaaataaataacagacgatattaaaataaaaaaataaaaaaagaagtcaGATTAACTACCTCTGTTGGCACTCGTACAATAGAAGAAGCAGCACCTCCAATAGCACCTGCAGTCTGATTGATGTCTGAATACCTGTTAAAATAACAATGGCTTGATCTTGTACACTGAAAGTTATACTATTCCATACTATTACCCATCACTATTACAATGAGAAGTGGATGTTAAGTGACTCAAGATAGTTCTACTACCAAACCATCAGTCTA is a genomic window containing:
- the LOC133738019 gene encoding transcription factor MYB1-like, with amino-acid sequence MGRSSTYYDKNDGLKKGAWAASEDQIVKADVKKHGVGKWGKLSRESGNSSLKRCGKRVRLRWLNYLRPDIIKGNITEDEEELIIRLHKLLGNRKLQQENHLEVSKDEEIKEGLSSSAAAADEDDPHLTKNNVIEDEDHHRQHHDVDVGVGVGVEATNNNGTGDDEYLRDDGGAIS